One stretch of Pomacea canaliculata isolate SZHN2017 linkage group LG1, ASM307304v1, whole genome shotgun sequence DNA includes these proteins:
- the LOC112566952 gene encoding manganese-dependent ADP-ribose/CDP-alcohol diphosphatase-like isoform X2 — protein sequence MAEQRCHLIFGLIADIQYADSDDGYNYRKTRRRFYRAALTLLMKAVADWKANRPDMKFVLQLGDIIDGINRRQNGMGAASKALNTVLAPFDDLACPTYHMVGNHDLYNFQRLEIFGSDLNSSKLPSVQGVSGELYYSVLVHSCLRIIVLDTYDVSVLGYQDHQDHPHYKTAVALLEKFNFNKDKNSSDGLKGMDKRFVAWNGGVGEKQLAWLDEQLTDADSKQQNVLICGHIQLHAEDIYDVLCLLWNYQEVLAVLHAHRCVVGCVAGHDHDGSLTVDSAGISHLVLNGVIETDSSTNAYATAFLKDKTLEIQGAGIVPSVTMPLRYFAGKNIAGPYLSGANL from the exons ATGGCAGAACAAAGGTGCCACCTCATCTTTGGACTTATAGCCGATATCCAGTATGCCGACAGTGACGATGGTTACAACTACAGAAAAACAAGGCGACGTTTCTATCGTGCTGCGCTGACTCTTCTAATGAAAGCTGTTGCTGACTGGAAGGCCAACAGGCCCGACATGAAATTTGTGCTCCAACTAGGTGACATCATTGATGGTATCAACAGAAGACAGAATGGAATGGGTGCTGCTTCCAAGGCATTAAATACAGTTCTGGCGCCATTTGATGATCTGGCATGTCCCACATATCACATGGTGGGCAATCATGATCTCTATAACTTTCAGCGGCTGGAGATCTTTGGATCAGACCTCAACAGTAGCAAGCTTCCCAGTGTGCAAGGTGTTTCCGGTGAACTGTATTACTCTGTTCTGGTGCACTCATGCCTGCGTATAATAGTGTTGGACACATATGATGTAAGTGTCCTAGGCTATCAAGATCATCAAGATCACCCTCATTACAAAACAGCTGTGGCTCTACTGGAGAAATTTAACTTcaataaagacaaaaactcATCTGATGGACTTAAAGGAATGGATAAGCGCTTTGTAGCTTGGAATGGAGGTGTAGGGGAGAAGCAGCTAGCCTGGCTTGATGAGCAGCTGACTGATGCTGATTCCAAGCAACAAAATGTTCTTATCTGTG GTCACATACAGCTGCATGCAGAAGACATCTATGATGTACTTTGCCTTCTATGGAATTATCAAGAGGTGCTAGCAGTCTTACATGCTCACAGATGTGTGGTGGGTTGTGTAGCTGGCCATGATCATGATGGTTCCCTCACAGTTGATTCTGCTGGTATTTCACACTTGGTTCTAAATGGGGTGATAGAAACTGACTCCAGCACAAATGCTTATGCCACTGCTTTTCTAAAGGACAAAACTTTAGAAATTCAAGGTGCTGGGATTGTGCCCTCGGTTACAATGCCGCTGAGATATTTTGCTGGCAAAAATATAGCTGGTCCTTATTTAAGCGGGGCTAATCTGTAG
- the LOC112566952 gene encoding manganese-dependent ADP-ribose/CDP-alcohol diphosphatase-like isoform X1: MHAITTVGRSMAEQRCHLIFGLIADIQYADSDDGYNYRKTRRRFYRAALTLLMKAVADWKANRPDMKFVLQLGDIIDGINRRQNGMGAASKALNTVLAPFDDLACPTYHMVGNHDLYNFQRLEIFGSDLNSSKLPSVQGVSGELYYSVLVHSCLRIIVLDTYDVSVLGYQDHQDHPHYKTAVALLEKFNFNKDKNSSDGLKGMDKRFVAWNGGVGEKQLAWLDEQLTDADSKQQNVLICGHIQLHAEDIYDVLCLLWNYQEVLAVLHAHRCVVGCVAGHDHDGSLTVDSAGISHLVLNGVIETDSSTNAYATAFLKDKTLEIQGAGIVPSVTMPLRYFAGKNIAGPYLSGANL, from the exons ATGCATGCTATCACGACTGTCG GGAGATCGATGGCAGAACAAAGGTGCCACCTCATCTTTGGACTTATAGCCGATATCCAGTATGCCGACAGTGACGATGGTTACAACTACAGAAAAACAAGGCGACGTTTCTATCGTGCTGCGCTGACTCTTCTAATGAAAGCTGTTGCTGACTGGAAGGCCAACAGGCCCGACATGAAATTTGTGCTCCAACTAGGTGACATCATTGATGGTATCAACAGAAGACAGAATGGAATGGGTGCTGCTTCCAAGGCATTAAATACAGTTCTGGCGCCATTTGATGATCTGGCATGTCCCACATATCACATGGTGGGCAATCATGATCTCTATAACTTTCAGCGGCTGGAGATCTTTGGATCAGACCTCAACAGTAGCAAGCTTCCCAGTGTGCAAGGTGTTTCCGGTGAACTGTATTACTCTGTTCTGGTGCACTCATGCCTGCGTATAATAGTGTTGGACACATATGATGTAAGTGTCCTAGGCTATCAAGATCATCAAGATCACCCTCATTACAAAACAGCTGTGGCTCTACTGGAGAAATTTAACTTcaataaagacaaaaactcATCTGATGGACTTAAAGGAATGGATAAGCGCTTTGTAGCTTGGAATGGAGGTGTAGGGGAGAAGCAGCTAGCCTGGCTTGATGAGCAGCTGACTGATGCTGATTCCAAGCAACAAAATGTTCTTATCTGTG GTCACATACAGCTGCATGCAGAAGACATCTATGATGTACTTTGCCTTCTATGGAATTATCAAGAGGTGCTAGCAGTCTTACATGCTCACAGATGTGTGGTGGGTTGTGTAGCTGGCCATGATCATGATGGTTCCCTCACAGTTGATTCTGCTGGTATTTCACACTTGGTTCTAAATGGGGTGATAGAAACTGACTCCAGCACAAATGCTTATGCCACTGCTTTTCTAAAGGACAAAACTTTAGAAATTCAAGGTGCTGGGATTGTGCCCTCGGTTACAATGCCGCTGAGATATTTTGCTGGCAAAAATATAGCTGGTCCTTATTTAAGCGGGGCTAATCTGTAG
- the LOC112566990 gene encoding tRNA wybutosine-synthesizing protein 3 homolog has product MFDNAGADNIKKKGCHWLYVTHDQACFEEIKRSLLSSQGAAVFKFEPMIMHIQVHTLSDAQKLHTTAVASGFRNSGISIGGKGKIIVAVRSTHSLEVPLSFGGQVLVSDDYIKHLVECGNKKMQENMSRIQKFFEHLQAMVEKIKSELCDEQKKTRIKQEPLSRRNGAGNLQQTSVVPSRSSESELLAMKSNDLASLEDDFSEWLFTET; this is encoded by the exons ATGTTTGATAAT GCAGGTGCAGACAATATCAAAAAGAAAGGTTGCCACTGGTTGTATGTAACACATGACCAAGCATGTTTTGAGGAGATT AAACGCAGTTTACTTTCCTCACAAGGAGCAGCTGTATTCAAATTTGAGCCAATGATTATGCATATACAAGTCCACACACTTTCTGATGCACAAAAACTG CATACAACAGCAGTAGCATCTGGGTTTAGGAATTCTGGAATAAGCATTGgtggaaaaggaaaaataattgtg GCTGTAAGGAGCACTCACTCTCTGGAAGTTCCTCTTTCTTTTGGTGGACAAGTGCTTGTCTCTGATGAT TACATCAAACACCTTGTTGAATGTGGAAACAAGAAGATGCAGGAAAACATGTCAAGAATTCAGAA atttttcgAACATTTGCAAGCAATGGTTGAAAAAATCAAAAGTGAATTATGTGATGAACAGAAGAAAACCAGAATTAAGCAGGAACCTCTGTCTAGGAGGAATGGTGCAGGTAATCTTCAACAGACTTCAGTTGTGCCAAGCAGGAGCTCAGAATCAGAACTATTAGCCATGAAATCAAATGATCTTGCCAGCTTAGAAGATGACTTCAGTGAATGGTTATTTACAGAAACttag
- the LOC112572619 gene encoding uncharacterized protein LOC112572619, which produces MAAAVHMTRTSPPRLPAMHPALNPHPSLSMNHPLPPMPSHVGEKRHLVTLGFANQQQLPPISLPPPPPLPQSMYDEDDFEEDVDEDDISDLEDELHRELLACRSLQQQQQQQQQRGQVDMTQQLLSFADMVNADIQKFFGRRKGDEDSCDIYEDKWMVTKSGRELYYADLLRIAQGDYGESRSSKEAALQSSKVDREAPEDNRHSFSGKADVSVGLGPLKDLFEHGLKHYLHENKHKHPETRSVPSTSRKAEAESTFSNLIPMQQRRLPDSFWREPGVATIAESRSEPPTAGGSGLLGAATLPDFSDLMESWHGDHHAHHSSHHSHHLSHQHLHQQNHQPRTPASETISSPGSTESLVHHHL; this is translated from the coding sequence ATGGCAGCTGCCGTGCATATGACGAGGACATCTCCTCCCCGACTGCCGGCGATGCACCCAGCGTTAAACCCTCACCCATCCCTGTCGATGAACCACCCACTCCCGCCGATGCCCTCACACGTGGGGGAGAAAAGACATCTTGTGACCCTCGGTTTCGCAAACCAACAGCAGCTTCCCCCGATTtctctacctcctcctcctcctcttcctcagtCGATGTACGACGAGGACGACTTCGAGGAGGATGTAGACGAAGACGACATCAGCGACCTGGAGGACGAGCTCCATCGCGAGCTGCTAGCTTGCCGTTCgctgcaacaacagcaacagcagcaacagcagcgggGGCAGGTGGACATGACGCAACAGCTGCTGTCGTTTGCTGACATGGTCAACGCCGACATCCAAAAGTTTTTTGGCAGAAGAAAAGGCGACGAGGATTCGTGCGACATCTACGAGGACAAGTGGATGGTGACGAAGTCTGGACGGGAGCTGTACTACGCCGATCTTCTGCGAATCGCGCAGGGCGACTACGGGGAGTCGAGGTCGTCCAAAGAGGCGGCGCTGCAGTCGTCGAAGGTGGATCGCGAGGCGCCAGAAGACAACAGACATTCCTTCTCGGGCAAAGCGGACGTGTCTGTCGGGCTGGGCCCTCTGAAAGATTTGTTCGAACATGGACTTAAACATTACCTTCATgagaacaaacacaaacatcccGAGACACGCTCGGTTCCTTCCACCAGCCGCAAGGCAGAGGCTGAGTCCACGTTCTCCAACTTGATTCCCATGCAGCAACGCCGACTGCCAGACTCTTTCTGGCGGGAACCAGGTGTCGCCACCATCGCAGAATCTCGGTCGGAGCCTCCGACGGCTGGGGGATCGGGCCTGTTGGGGGCGGCGACGCTGCCCGACTTCAGCGACCTGATGGAAAGCTGGCACGGTGACCATCATGCTCATCATTCCAGTCATCACTCTCACCATCTTTCGCACCAGCATCTGCACCAGCAAAACCACCAGCCCAGAACTCCTGCCAGCGAAACCATTTCTAGCCCCGGCTCAACGGAGTCCCTTGTACATCATCATCTGTAA